A stretch of the Chelonoidis abingdonii isolate Lonesome George chromosome 11, CheloAbing_2.0, whole genome shotgun sequence genome encodes the following:
- the ABHD17A gene encoding alpha/beta hydrolase domain-containing protein 17A isoform X1 has protein sequence MNGLSVSELCCLFCCPPCPSRITAKLAFLPPEPTYTVVPEPEPVGSTSSLRGGTAGRWKLHLTDRADFQYAQRELDTIEVFLTKSGRGNRIGCMYIRCVPGARFTVLFSHGNAVDLGQMSSFYIGLGTRINCNIFSYDYSGYGVSTGKPSEKNLYADIDAAWQALRTRYGISPENIILYGQSIGTVPTVDLASRYECAAVVLHSPLTSGMRVAFPDTKKTYCFDAFPNIEKVSKITSPVLIIHGTEDEVIDFSHGLALYERCPKAVEPLWVEGAGHNDIELYSQYLERLRKFISQELASQRN, from the exons ATGAACGGACTGTCGGTGAGTGAGTTGTGCTGCCTCTTctgctgcccgccctgccccagccGGATAACGGCCAAGCTGGCGTTCCTCCCCCCGGAGCCTACTTACACCGTCGTCCCCGAGCCAGAGCCCGTGGGCAGCACCAGCTCCCTGAGAGGAGGCACCGCGGGGCGATGGAAGCTGCATTTGACGGACCGGGCGGATTTCCAGTACGCCCAGCGGGAGCTGGACACGATCGAGGTGTTTCTAACCAAGAGTGGTCGGGGGAACCGGATCGGCTGCATGTATATCCGGTGTGTGCCCGGCGCCAG GTTCACGGTGCTCTTCTCCCATGGCAACGCCGTGGACCTGGGCCAGATGAGCAGCTTCTACATCGGCCTGGGCACCCGCATCAATTGCAACATCTTCTCCTATGACTACTCGGGCTACGGCGTGAGCACGGGGAAGCCCTCGGAGAAGAATCTCTACGCCGACATCGACGCGGCCTGGCAGGCCCTGAGAACGAG GTACGGGATCAGCCCGGAGAACATCATCCTGTATGGGCAGAGCATCGGCACGGTGCCCACTGTGGACCTGGCCTCCCGCTACGAGTGCGCCGCCGTGGTGCTCCACTCACCCCTCACCTCGGGCATGAGGGTCGCCTTTCCTGACACTAAGAAGACGTACTGCTTCGACGCCTTCCCCAA CATCGAGAAGGTGTCCAAGATCACTTCGCCCGTCCTCATCATCCACGGCACCGAAGATGAGGTCATCGACTTCTCGCATGGCCTGGCGCTGTACGAGCGCTGCCCCAAGGCTGTGGAGCCCctgtgggtggagggggctggCCACAATGACATTGAACTGTACAGCCAGTACCTCGAGCGCCTGCGGAAGTTCATCTCCCAGGAGCTGGCCAGTCAACGCAactga
- the ABHD17A gene encoding alpha/beta hydrolase domain-containing protein 17A isoform X3, producing the protein MLTTCRRGRSAPPSYKGTERTPEHSAPKHGTEVSSAPVERETRFTVLFSHGNAVDLGQMSSFYIGLGTRINCNIFSYDYSGYGVSTGKPSEKNLYADIDAAWQALRTRYGISPENIILYGQSIGTVPTVDLASRYECAAVVLHSPLTSGMRVAFPDTKKTYCFDAFPNIEKVSKITSPVLIIHGTEDEVIDFSHGLALYERCPKAVEPLWVEGAGHNDIELYSQYLERLRKFISQELASQRN; encoded by the exons ATGCTCACAACATGCCGAAGGGGGAGGAGTGCCCCCCCATCTTACAAAGGCACTGAAAGGACCCCGGAGCACAGCGCTCCTAAGCACGGAACTGAAGTTAGCTCTGCCCCAGtggaaagagagacaag GTTCACGGTGCTCTTCTCCCATGGCAACGCCGTGGACCTGGGCCAGATGAGCAGCTTCTACATCGGCCTGGGCACCCGCATCAATTGCAACATCTTCTCCTATGACTACTCGGGCTACGGCGTGAGCACGGGGAAGCCCTCGGAGAAGAATCTCTACGCCGACATCGACGCGGCCTGGCAGGCCCTGAGAACGAG GTACGGGATCAGCCCGGAGAACATCATCCTGTATGGGCAGAGCATCGGCACGGTGCCCACTGTGGACCTGGCCTCCCGCTACGAGTGCGCCGCCGTGGTGCTCCACTCACCCCTCACCTCGGGCATGAGGGTCGCCTTTCCTGACACTAAGAAGACGTACTGCTTCGACGCCTTCCCCAA CATCGAGAAGGTGTCCAAGATCACTTCGCCCGTCCTCATCATCCACGGCACCGAAGATGAGGTCATCGACTTCTCGCATGGCCTGGCGCTGTACGAGCGCTGCCCCAAGGCTGTGGAGCCCctgtgggtggagggggctggCCACAATGACATTGAACTGTACAGCCAGTACCTCGAGCGCCTGCGGAAGTTCATCTCCCAGGAGCTGGCCAGTCAACGCAactga
- the ABHD17A gene encoding alpha/beta hydrolase domain-containing protein 17A isoform X2 has product MLTTCRRGRSAPPSYKGTERTPEHSAPKHGTEVSSAPVERETRWARFTVLFSHGNAVDLGQMSSFYIGLGTRINCNIFSYDYSGYGVSTGKPSEKNLYADIDAAWQALRTRYGISPENIILYGQSIGTVPTVDLASRYECAAVVLHSPLTSGMRVAFPDTKKTYCFDAFPNIEKVSKITSPVLIIHGTEDEVIDFSHGLALYERCPKAVEPLWVEGAGHNDIELYSQYLERLRKFISQELASQRN; this is encoded by the exons ATGCTCACAACATGCCGAAGGGGGAGGAGTGCCCCCCCATCTTACAAAGGCACTGAAAGGACCCCGGAGCACAGCGCTCCTAAGCACGGAACTGAAGTTAGCTCTGCCCCAGtggaaagagagacaaggtgggcaag GTTCACGGTGCTCTTCTCCCATGGCAACGCCGTGGACCTGGGCCAGATGAGCAGCTTCTACATCGGCCTGGGCACCCGCATCAATTGCAACATCTTCTCCTATGACTACTCGGGCTACGGCGTGAGCACGGGGAAGCCCTCGGAGAAGAATCTCTACGCCGACATCGACGCGGCCTGGCAGGCCCTGAGAACGAG GTACGGGATCAGCCCGGAGAACATCATCCTGTATGGGCAGAGCATCGGCACGGTGCCCACTGTGGACCTGGCCTCCCGCTACGAGTGCGCCGCCGTGGTGCTCCACTCACCCCTCACCTCGGGCATGAGGGTCGCCTTTCCTGACACTAAGAAGACGTACTGCTTCGACGCCTTCCCCAA CATCGAGAAGGTGTCCAAGATCACTTCGCCCGTCCTCATCATCCACGGCACCGAAGATGAGGTCATCGACTTCTCGCATGGCCTGGCGCTGTACGAGCGCTGCCCCAAGGCTGTGGAGCCCctgtgggtggagggggctggCCACAATGACATTGAACTGTACAGCCAGTACCTCGAGCGCCTGCGGAAGTTCATCTCCCAGGAGCTGGCCAGTCAACGCAactga